The following are from one region of the Flavobacteriaceae bacterium UJ101 genome:
- a CDS encoding zinc transport system membrane protein TroD (Part of an ATP-driven transport system TroABCD for zinc. Belongs to the ABC-3 integral membrane protein family.), whose amino-acid sequence MTNAQIEIQLVASLVAIACAIPGTFLVLRKMALISDAISHSILPGIVIGFFLTHDLNSPWLIIFAALFGVITVVLVEFIQKTGLVKEDTAIGLVFPALFSIGVIMIAKNANDVHLDVDAVLLGELAFTPFDRLIMNEVDLGPKSLWVVGSILMMTLILLITFFKELKLSTFDVGLSSALGFSPVVIHYGLMTVASVTTVGAFDSVGAILVVALMIAPAATAYLLTDNLKKMIVLAILFGVFSAISGYWMAHFLDASIAGSMTTVLGILFLLVYLLAPNRGLFSVLYRQKQQRIEVSMLTFLLHLSNHNEEEERHVNHLREHINWQKVQAQSVLDLALKNNMISIDNEVVSLTRKGKEFTAEAIDYILDDKKAAIETMKSRFFLFRG is encoded by the coding sequence ATGACTAATGCTCAAATTGAAATACAATTAGTGGCTAGTTTAGTAGCAATTGCTTGTGCTATACCAGGAACTTTCTTGGTTTTAAGAAAAATGGCATTAATTAGTGATGCGATTAGTCATTCTATTTTACCAGGAATTGTAATAGGTTTTTTTCTAACTCATGATTTAAATTCTCCATGGCTTATTATTTTTGCGGCTCTTTTTGGAGTCATAACTGTAGTATTGGTTGAGTTTATTCAAAAAACAGGGTTAGTTAAGGAAGATACGGCTATAGGATTGGTTTTTCCTGCTTTATTTAGTATTGGGGTTATTATGATTGCTAAAAATGCCAATGATGTTCATTTAGATGTAGATGCTGTTCTATTGGGAGAATTGGCCTTTACACCTTTTGATCGATTGATTATGAATGAAGTAGATTTAGGACCTAAATCGTTATGGGTTGTAGGAAGTATTTTAATGATGACACTTATTTTATTAATTACGTTTTTTAAAGAATTGAAACTAAGCACATTTGATGTTGGTTTATCTTCTGCTTTAGGTTTTTCACCTGTAGTGATTCATTATGGTTTGATGACCGTGGCTTCTGTAACAACTGTTGGAGCATTTGATTCTGTTGGAGCTATTTTAGTGGTTGCTTTAATGATTGCACCTGCTGCAACGGCTTATTTGTTAACAGATAATTTGAAGAAAATGATTGTTTTAGCAATACTTTTTGGAGTATTTTCTGCTATTTCAGGTTATTGGATGGCCCATTTTTTAGATGCTTCCATTGCAGGATCTATGACTACCGTTTTAGGAATCCTTTTTTTACTGGTATATTTATTGGCTCCCAATAGAGGACTATTTTCTGTTTTATACCGTCAAAAACAACAACGTATTGAAGTCTCGATGTTAACTTTTTTATTGCATTTATCTAATCATAATGAAGAAGAAGAACGGCATGTAAACCACTTAAGAGAACATATCAATTGGCAAAAGGTTCAAGCACAATCTGTATTAGATTTAGCATTAAAAAACAATATGATATCGATTGATAACGAGGTAGTTTCATTAACAAGAAAAGGAAAAGAATTTACAGCAGAAGCCATTGATTATATTTTAGATGATAAAAAAGCAGCTATTGAAACGATGAAATCACGATTCTTTTTATTTAGAGGTTAA
- a CDS encoding RNA polymerase sigma-H factor (Sigma factors are initiation factors that promote the attachment of RNA polymerase to specific initiation sites and are then released. This sigma factor regulates genes such as algD, involved in alginate biosynthesis. Belongs to the sigma-70 factor family. ECF subfamily.), whose product MEKENALIQKIIKGDTNRYSVLVHRYSDQVYKLAISIVKNESDAAEITQETFIKVYQNLSKYRGESKFSTFLYRVCYNTSLNFIKKEKKHFHQEIQESVVETKQIHDGYFNLIKKEQQHYLKKALNNLKTDESLLLTLFYLDELSYNEIVEITGFSLSNVKVKLHRAKNHLAVEMNRLLKHEVKNLW is encoded by the coding sequence ATGGAGAAGGAAAACGCTTTAATTCAAAAAATTATTAAAGGAGATACCAATCGCTACAGCGTTTTGGTTCATCGTTATTCTGATCAGGTATATAAATTGGCCATTTCTATTGTGAAAAATGAGTCTGACGCAGCAGAAATTACACAAGAGACCTTTATAAAAGTTTATCAAAACTTGAGTAAATACCGTGGTGAATCCAAGTTTTCTACTTTTTTATATCGTGTTTGTTATAATACGAGCTTAAATTTTATCAAAAAAGAAAAAAAACATTTTCATCAGGAAATTCAAGAATCTGTTGTAGAAACGAAACAAATACATGATGGTTATTTTAATTTAATCAAAAAAGAGCAACAACATTATTTAAAAAAAGCATTAAATAATTTGAAAACAGATGAAAGCCTATTATTAACCTTATTTTATTTAGATGAGTTATCGTATAATGAAATTGTCGAAATTACAGGCTTTTCATTATCCAATGTTAAAGTTAAATTACATCGTGCAAAAAATCATTTAGCAGTAGAAATGAACCGATTACTTAAGCATGAAGTGAAAAATTTATGGTAA
- a CDS encoding peroxiredoxin (KEGG: gfo:GFO_2361 peroxiredoxin Q/BCP), whose protein sequence is MKKSILFLTFLVSVISFAQVAEKAEAISPLLIGEEIPESSLINLQGEKENTSTIFDDKKTILIVYRGGWCPFCNAQLSDLGAIQQQFVDLGYQIIAISPDSFESEAKTFDKNELSYQLFSDNSTEFIQKLGIAFQAPKKYGKMLLKSSDGKNEKVLPAPSVFIVDENKTILFEYISPNYKNRMDGTLLLTVAQHFAKK, encoded by the coding sequence ATGAAGAAAAGTATTTTATTTTTAACATTTTTAGTTAGCGTTATAAGTTTTGCCCAAGTAGCAGAAAAAGCAGAAGCAATTAGCCCATTATTAATTGGTGAAGAAATTCCAGAAAGTAGTTTAATAAACCTTCAAGGAGAAAAAGAAAATACATCTACTATTTTTGATGACAAAAAAACTATTTTGATTGTGTACAGAGGAGGATGGTGTCCGTTTTGTAATGCACAATTAAGTGACTTAGGAGCTATTCAACAGCAATTTGTAGACTTAGGATATCAAATTATTGCAATAAGTCCTGATTCTTTCGAAAGTGAAGCAAAAACATTTGATAAAAATGAATTGAGTTATCAACTGTTTTCGGACAATTCTACTGAATTTATTCAAAAATTAGGAATTGCTTTTCAAGCTCCTAAAAAATATGGGAAGATGTTATTAAAAAGTTCAGATGGTAAAAATGAAAAAGTTTTACCCGCTCCTTCAGTATTTATTGTTGATGAAAATAAAACCATTCTTTTTGAATATATAAGTCCAAATTATAAAAATAGAATGGATGGAACATTGTTGTTAACCGTTGCGCAACATTTTGCAAAAAAATAA
- a CDS encoding DNA helicase (DNA helicase that may play a role in the repair of DNA that is damaged by ultraviolet light or other mutagens. Exhibits a magnesium-dependent ATP-dependent DNA-helicase activity that unwinds single- and double-stranded DNA in a 3'-5' direction; Belongs to the helicase family. RecQ subfamily; Contains 1 helicase ATP-binding domain; Contains 1 helicase C-terminal domain.; KEGG: pae:PA3344 ATP-dependent DNA helicase RecQ): MISESTLLKSLKNHFGFEKFRPNQLQIIQSILSGKDNLVIMPTGGGKSICFQLPALHLEGVTLVISPLIALMKDQVDALKGNGIAAAYYNSSQTSEEQRVIFEQVIQKQLKLLYVAPESLPLLDNLLNENYLSLIAIDEAHCISAWGHDFRPSYTQLNFLKETLPTIPIVALTATADKATREDICTQLKLQNPVKNITSFDRKNLSLEVRPANDRVNQIVRFIENRSDESGIIYCLSRKTTEQLANKLNQKGFEAVAYHAGLSYEERSKSQEDFIYDRTKIVCATIAFGMGIDKSNVRWVIHYNLPKNIEGYYQEIGRAGRDGLESDTLLFYSYADVVQLQKFSEGASNQEVQIAKLNRMRQYAEATSCRRKILLSYFGELIEENCGNCDVCQNPPQFLDGTVIAQKALSAVYRLKEKEAMGTVVDVLRGARNAVVLDKGYTQLKTYGVGQEISWQNWQHYIIQLINQGYLEIAFHENNILKLTDFSKKVLFEKEHVQLSQAISYKEKTKTTKAKVEKKKSKTDLYERLRLLRLKIAKEEDVPAYIVFNDATLKDMEQKRPMTDEAFLEVEGIGKHKLEKYGYDFITEIIAFHKEKKGTRKKAGDTVLKTYELYQKGFSMEDISVERGLSIPTIFSHIIKLYQESKKIEVHDFISEYELEEIKKAKKELKNPRQLKPYFEYFNEQMDYFTIRFGLEVLKKNY, translated from the coding sequence ATGATATCAGAGTCTACCTTATTAAAAAGCTTGAAAAACCATTTCGGATTTGAAAAATTCCGTCCCAATCAATTGCAAATAATTCAATCTATTTTAAGTGGAAAAGATAATTTAGTTATTATGCCTACTGGAGGTGGAAAATCTATTTGTTTTCAATTACCAGCTTTGCATTTAGAAGGTGTAACTTTAGTTATTTCTCCCTTGATTGCTTTAATGAAAGATCAAGTAGATGCTTTAAAAGGAAATGGTATAGCAGCTGCATATTATAATAGTTCCCAAACCAGTGAAGAACAAAGGGTGATTTTCGAGCAAGTCATTCAAAAACAATTAAAATTATTGTACGTAGCTCCCGAAAGTTTACCACTCTTAGATAATCTTTTAAATGAAAATTACCTTTCTTTAATTGCTATTGATGAGGCGCACTGTATTTCAGCATGGGGACATGATTTTCGCCCTAGTTATACTCAATTAAACTTTTTAAAAGAGACATTACCTACTATCCCGATTGTAGCCTTGACAGCAACAGCTGATAAAGCTACACGAGAAGATATTTGTACACAATTGAAATTACAAAATCCCGTTAAAAATATTACTTCTTTTGATCGAAAGAATTTGAGCTTAGAAGTTCGACCGGCAAATGATCGAGTTAATCAAATTGTGCGTTTTATTGAAAATAGATCGGATGAATCGGGTATTATTTATTGTTTAAGTAGAAAGACTACAGAACAATTAGCCAATAAATTAAATCAAAAAGGATTTGAAGCAGTTGCTTATCATGCTGGCTTATCATATGAAGAAAGAAGTAAATCTCAAGAAGATTTTATTTACGATCGTACAAAAATAGTGTGTGCAACTATTGCTTTTGGAATGGGGATTGATAAATCGAATGTTCGTTGGGTAATTCATTATAACTTACCAAAAAATATAGAAGGATATTATCAAGAAATTGGACGTGCGGGACGTGATGGATTAGAATCGGATACGCTGCTTTTTTATAGTTATGCTGATGTGGTTCAATTACAAAAATTTAGTGAAGGAGCAAGTAATCAAGAAGTACAAATTGCGAAGCTAAATCGTATGCGACAGTATGCAGAAGCTACAAGTTGTCGTAGAAAAATATTGTTGAGTTATTTTGGAGAATTAATTGAAGAAAATTGTGGGAATTGTGATGTTTGTCAAAATCCACCACAATTTCTCGATGGAACCGTTATTGCACAAAAAGCATTATCTGCAGTATATCGTTTAAAAGAAAAAGAAGCAATGGGAACTGTAGTAGATGTATTAAGAGGAGCTCGAAATGCAGTAGTTTTAGATAAAGGTTATACTCAATTAAAAACCTATGGAGTAGGACAAGAGATTTCATGGCAAAACTGGCAACATTATATCATTCAGTTAATTAATCAAGGGTATTTAGAAATTGCGTTTCATGAAAATAATATATTAAAACTAACAGATTTTTCGAAAAAAGTGTTATTTGAGAAAGAGCACGTACAATTATCTCAAGCAATTTCTTACAAAGAGAAGACTAAAACCACAAAGGCTAAAGTTGAAAAGAAAAAATCCAAAACAGATTTATATGAACGATTACGTTTGTTACGTTTGAAAATAGCCAAAGAAGAAGATGTACCTGCTTATATTGTTTTTAATGATGCAACATTGAAAGATATGGAACAAAAACGCCCAATGACAGATGAAGCATTTTTAGAAGTGGAAGGTATTGGAAAACATAAATTGGAAAAATATGGTTATGACTTTATTACAGAAATCATTGCTTTTCATAAAGAAAAAAAAGGAACTAGGAAGAAAGCTGGTGATACTGTTTTAAAAACATACGAATTGTATCAAAAAGGTTTTTCAATGGAGGATATTTCAGTTGAAAGAGGACTAAGTATACCTACAATATTTTCTCATATTATAAAATTATATCAGGAGAGTAAAAAGATTGAGGTACATGATTTTATTTCAGAATATGAACTTGAAGAAATTAAAAAAGCTAAAAAAGAATTAAAAAATCCAAGGCAATTAAAACCTTATTTTGAATATTTTAATGAACAAATGGATTATTTCACTATTCGATTTGGATTAGAAGTTTTAAAGAAGAATTATTGA
- a CDS encoding putative RNA polymerase sigma factor (Belongs to the sigma-70 factor family. ECF subfamily.) produces MKHSLKPDQWVELYGDYLFSYTRNRISHKLDAEELVQDTFLAAYKAKDGFKGNASEKTWLTSILKRKIIDYYRKNSSKKTYSFTEMDSFFNQEGNKVGVWVDSKTPQNWGKSIDQLIENQELGQTLEHCLDKLPEKLYQPFKMKTLDDVDSKEICKILNISTSNLWVMLHRARLNLRDCLETNWYHKTTER; encoded by the coding sequence ATGAAACATAGTTTAAAACCAGATCAGTGGGTAGAGTTATACGGAGATTATCTTTTCTCTTATACAAGAAATCGTATTTCTCATAAATTAGATGCTGAAGAACTCGTTCAAGATACATTTCTAGCTGCTTATAAAGCAAAAGATGGATTTAAAGGAAATGCTTCAGAAAAAACGTGGTTAACTTCTATCCTAAAAAGAAAAATTATTGACTATTACCGAAAAAATAGCTCAAAAAAGACTTATTCTTTTACTGAAATGGATTCCTTTTTTAATCAAGAAGGGAATAAAGTAGGGGTTTGGGTTGATTCAAAAACACCTCAAAATTGGGGAAAAAGCATAGATCAATTAATTGAAAACCAAGAATTAGGACAAACACTAGAGCATTGTTTAGATAAATTACCTGAAAAATTGTATCAACCTTTCAAAATGAAAACACTTGATGATGTTGATTCTAAAGAAATTTGTAAGATTTTAAATATTTCAACGTCTAATTTATGGGTAATGTTACACAGAGCTCGTTTAAATTTAAGAGATTGTTTAGAGACAAACTGGTACCATAAAACAACAGAAAGATGA
- the glsA|GLS gene encoding glutaminase (Belongs to the glutaminase family.; KEGG: mme:Marme_3559 glutaminase), with the protein MEKEFFKSLYQDILHFHDEGKVASYIPELKKVNANKYGVSFQPVEGKSTTIFDGNEKFSIQSISKVFTLTMVYKELGADLWKRMGVEPSGTAFNSLVQLEYENGIPRNPFINAGAIVLADLMLDIYEDPKQELLEFVSKLVGRTIQYDLDVAQSEKATGFKNYALANLIKSYGNLHNPVDKVLDLYFHQCSIEMTCEELAKAFLLYANHGTIPHCEERILSISQTKRINSVMQMCGFYDEAGEFTFRVGLPGKSGVGGGIVAVYPSKFSIAVWSPRLNDHGNSVMGLKTLEAFTDKTGWSIF; encoded by the coding sequence ATGGAAAAAGAATTTTTTAAATCACTTTATCAAGATATTTTACATTTTCATGACGAAGGGAAAGTGGCATCTTATATTCCTGAATTAAAGAAAGTTAATGCAAACAAGTATGGAGTAAGTTTTCAACCAGTAGAAGGTAAGAGTACTACTATTTTTGATGGAAATGAAAAGTTTTCCATTCAGTCTATTTCCAAAGTGTTTACATTAACGATGGTATATAAAGAACTAGGAGCTGACTTATGGAAAAGAATGGGGGTAGAGCCTTCGGGAACGGCTTTTAATTCATTAGTTCAGTTAGAGTATGAAAATGGAATCCCAAGAAATCCTTTTATTAATGCGGGAGCTATCGTTTTAGCAGATCTGATGTTAGATATTTATGAAGATCCGAAACAAGAATTATTGGAATTTGTAAGCAAACTGGTTGGAAGAACTATTCAATATGATTTGGATGTTGCCCAATCTGAAAAAGCTACAGGTTTTAAAAACTATGCTCTAGCAAATTTGATTAAATCATATGGGAATTTACACAATCCGGTTGATAAAGTATTAGATTTATATTTTCATCAATGTTCGATTGAAATGACTTGTGAAGAATTGGCAAAAGCCTTTTTATTATATGCAAATCATGGAACAATTCCACATTGTGAAGAACGAATTTTATCGATAAGTCAAACAAAACGTATTAATTCTGTTATGCAAATGTGTGGATTTTATGATGAAGCGGGTGAATTTACTTTTAGAGTAGGGCTACCTGGAAAAAGTGGAGTAGGAGGAGGTATTGTAGCGGTCTATCCAAGTAAATTTTCAATAGCGGTTTGGAGCCCTCGTTTAAATGATCATGGAAATTCAGTAATGGGATTAAAAACATTAGAAGCCTTTACAGATAAGACGGGTTGGTCTATTTTTTAA
- a CDS encoding putative MscS family protein (Belongs to the MscS (TC 1.A.23) family.) encodes MNLLSLLQAGMTESAINPVKDFLSSLMDSVGQWVPSIIGALFALIIGLWIIGMIMKAIKKAFNKADIDSSLKPFLITLISFGLKLLLFISIAQIIGIPMASFAVLLGGIGVAIGAAFNGSLGHLASGIMILLFKPFKVGDLIESDGELGFVKEISVFVTVLETFQNKTSIIPNNTIMSNKIINYSVKGNLRVDMPFGIRYEGDIKKAKEIVMDVLKNDSNVLQNPAPRVAVNNLGENGVELLALPYSTPDDYWDVYWDTRQKIVEALGAAGYEAPLPQRVVTMKNS; translated from the coding sequence ATGAATTTACTATCGCTTTTACAAGCGGGAATGACTGAATCCGCAATAAATCCAGTCAAAGATTTTTTAAGCTCATTAATGGATAGCGTGGGACAGTGGGTTCCTAGTATTATTGGAGCATTATTTGCCCTAATCATTGGACTTTGGATTATCGGTATGATTATGAAAGCAATTAAAAAAGCTTTCAATAAAGCGGATATTGATTCTTCCTTAAAACCCTTTTTAATAACACTTATCAGTTTCGGACTTAAATTGTTATTATTTATTTCAATTGCTCAAATCATAGGAATTCCTATGGCTTCATTTGCTGTCTTACTAGGTGGTATTGGTGTAGCAATTGGTGCTGCATTTAACGGTTCTTTAGGACACCTTGCTTCTGGAATCATGATTTTATTATTTAAACCTTTTAAAGTAGGTGATTTAATTGAATCTGATGGTGAGCTAGGTTTTGTAAAAGAAATTTCTGTTTTTGTAACTGTTTTAGAAACATTCCAAAACAAAACTTCTATCATTCCAAACAATACCATTATGTCAAACAAAATAATCAACTATTCTGTAAAAGGAAATTTACGTGTTGATATGCCATTTGGAATTCGTTATGAAGGAGACATTAAAAAGGCAAAAGAAATTGTAATGGATGTTTTAAAAAATGATTCCAATGTTTTACAAAATCCAGCTCCAAGAGTTGCAGTTAACAATTTAGGAGAAAATGGAGTAGAATTATTGGCTTTACCTTACTCAACTCCTGACGATTATTGGGATGTTTATTGGGACACACGCCAAAAAATTGTAGAGGCTTTAGGTGCTGCTGGTTATGAAGCTCCACTACCTCAACGTGTTGTTACCATGAAAAATTCTTAA
- a CDS encoding peptidyl-dipeptidase Dcp (Removes dipeptides from the C-termini of N-blocked tripeptides, tetrapeptides and larger peptides. Belongs to the peptidase M3 family.; KEGG: rfr:Rfer_1048 peptidyl-dipeptidase Dcp) produces the protein MNPLLKEFNTPYHSIPFEKIETSHYKPAFLEAIQKAKEEIQVIINNEETPSFENTIIALEISGKLLGTISSTFFNLNSAETNEEIQQLAQEISPILTQHSNDIILNQELFKKIDFVYQNTPESTLTPEQQMLLTKTYKSFSRNGALLDDNQKEQLRKINEELAQLSLQFGENVLAETNQYELFLENKNDLEGLPQHTQDAAFQLAKNQNKKGWIFTLQYPSYIPFMTYAKNRSLREKLFKAFGSKGYKQNEFNNENIVLRIVNLRHQKANLLGYNTHANFVLEERMAKTPEKVNSFLHNLLDRAKPFAEKEIKELQEIAKKDGIETLQRWDHAYYAEKLKQEKYNFNDEILKPYFKLENVIDGVFKVSNLLFGLHFEEIFDVEKYHPEVKTYKVTDHDGNFVSLFYADFHPRKGKRGGAWMTSYKGQSNLDGNQQRPHISNVCNFTPSTQDTPSLLTFNEVTTLFHEFGHGLHGMLANTTYESLSGTNVYWDFVELPSQLLENWCYEKEALDLFAKHYKTGETIPQEYIDKIKNLKAFMEGYQTVRQVSFGLLDMAWHGQNPEMIQSVKTFEKEAFAPTELYPEIEKTLMSTSFSHIFQGGYSSGYYSYKWAEVLDADAFAYFKETGIFNQETATKLKQNILEKGGTENPMDLYKKFRGKEPSEKHLIERAGLL, from the coding sequence ATGAATCCATTACTAAAAGAATTTAATACACCATACCATAGTATACCTTTTGAAAAAATAGAAACTTCTCATTATAAACCTGCTTTTTTAGAAGCTATACAAAAAGCAAAAGAAGAAATCCAAGTTATTATTAATAATGAAGAAACACCTTCTTTTGAAAATACAATTATTGCATTAGAAATCTCTGGAAAATTACTGGGAACTATTTCAAGCACTTTCTTTAATTTAAATTCTGCTGAAACTAATGAAGAAATTCAACAATTAGCACAGGAAATATCACCTATATTAACACAACATAGTAACGATATTATCCTTAATCAAGAGCTCTTTAAAAAGATCGATTTTGTTTATCAAAACACTCCAGAAAGTACTTTAACACCAGAACAACAGATGTTACTAACTAAAACGTATAAAAGTTTTAGCCGAAATGGAGCTCTTTTAGATGATAATCAAAAAGAACAATTGAGAAAAATCAACGAAGAATTAGCCCAACTTTCATTACAATTTGGGGAAAATGTTTTGGCTGAAACCAATCAATATGAACTTTTCTTAGAAAATAAAAATGATTTAGAAGGGTTACCTCAGCATACTCAAGATGCTGCATTTCAACTAGCCAAAAATCAAAATAAAAAAGGGTGGATTTTCACTTTACAATATCCTAGTTATATTCCTTTTATGACTTATGCAAAAAATCGTAGTTTACGAGAAAAGTTATTTAAAGCATTTGGTTCAAAAGGATATAAGCAAAATGAATTCAACAATGAAAATATTGTATTGAGAATTGTGAATTTACGTCATCAAAAAGCTAATTTATTAGGTTATAATACCCATGCTAATTTTGTTTTAGAAGAACGAATGGCTAAAACACCTGAAAAAGTAAATTCTTTCCTACACAATTTGCTAGATCGTGCAAAACCATTTGCTGAAAAAGAAATTAAAGAATTACAAGAAATTGCTAAAAAAGATGGTATTGAAACCTTACAACGTTGGGATCATGCTTATTATGCTGAAAAATTAAAACAAGAAAAATACAATTTTAATGACGAAATTTTAAAACCTTATTTTAAACTAGAAAATGTAATTGATGGTGTTTTTAAAGTTTCTAATTTATTATTTGGATTACATTTTGAAGAAATCTTTGATGTAGAAAAATACCATCCAGAGGTAAAAACATATAAAGTAACCGATCATGATGGAAATTTTGTTTCTCTTTTCTATGCTGACTTCCATCCTAGAAAAGGAAAAAGAGGAGGTGCTTGGATGACTTCTTATAAAGGTCAATCTAATCTCGACGGGAACCAACAAAGACCTCACATTTCTAATGTTTGTAACTTTACACCTTCAACTCAAGACACACCTTCTTTATTAACTTTTAACGAAGTTACTACCCTATTTCACGAATTTGGTCATGGGCTACATGGTATGTTAGCCAATACTACTTACGAAAGTTTATCAGGAACAAATGTTTATTGGGATTTTGTAGAATTACCTTCTCAATTACTTGAAAACTGGTGTTATGAAAAAGAAGCATTAGATCTTTTTGCAAAACATTATAAAACAGGTGAAACTATTCCACAAGAATATATTGATAAAATAAAAAACTTAAAAGCGTTCATGGAAGGTTATCAGACCGTTAGGCAAGTAAGTTTTGGATTATTGGATATGGCTTGGCATGGACAAAACCCTGAGATGATCCAATCAGTTAAAACTTTTGAAAAAGAAGCTTTTGCTCCAACTGAATTATATCCCGAAATAGAAAAAACCCTTATGAGTACTTCTTTTTCACATATTTTCCAAGGAGGATATTCTTCTGGATACTATTCATATAAGTGGGCAGAAGTTTTAGACGCAGATGCTTTTGCTTATTTTAAAGAAACAGGTATTTTCAATCAGGAAACAGCCACTAAATTAAAACAGAACATTCTAGAAAAAGGAGGAACTGAGAACCCGATGGATTTATATAAAAAATTCCGCGGAAAAGAGCCTTCTGAAAAGCATTTGATCGAAAGAGCTGGACTTTTGTAA